In Anthonomus grandis grandis chromosome 6, icAntGran1.3, whole genome shotgun sequence, one DNA window encodes the following:
- the LOC126737971 gene encoding uncharacterized protein LOC126737971, whose amino-acid sequence MDEPKSEEKSPLLLYMVENDGNVSKNNKRVNFDKGRLYGISSGATAVFTDFPNYISPCWMTALISFLVLFMMMLLMISTMGTSSITLRIPRCLHSNTDHHLDNATIHLVHPISNWSQDQLEVLEKIKQEYGGFLIKLTLIHPEPSKLKNVTNLSNSSQTTKFAPLQNSSSLKLSHEALEIKRAKRANKLMKRRKRTVDFPPLGISFGMKGLLDMLLKGGIMGRRQKRIVEEKTNDTNEINTILKFTEMSTVVTTPKLKTLDDIICDWPGVVVTNLTYKQLFESTPLSNTWSKLSSELADFAIRVIQLWQHGGLSFKIDSIRNGSQLQWDDIEDFSVTPGTSLSTMEPIEFLPFPGEPSAKDKLENFIMQGRRSFESLRREVVTADDEGLHIFAKTPCHVFFGQVLVNLRRCKGNESPRNIIQKSLRIFCKHSAVGNGYCKNLEGVNQRV is encoded by the exons ATGGACGAGCCAAAATCAGAAGAAAAGTCTCCGCTGCTGCTGTATATGGTTGAAAACGACGGAAATGTTTCAAAGAATAATAAAAGAGTGAACTTCGACAAAGGAAGGCTGTATGGAATCTCATCGGGGGCGACGGCAGTGTTTACCGATTTCCcaa ATTACATTAGTCCTTGTTGGATGACGGCCCTCATATCGTTCCTGGTGCTATTTATGATGATGTTACTGATGATTTCCACTATGGGTACCTCAAGCATTACTCTGCGAATACCAAGATGCCTACACAG TAATACAGATCATCATCTAGACAATGCCACAATCCATTTAGTTCACCCTATAAGCAATTGGAGCCAGGACCAGTTAgaagttttggaaaaaattaaacaagaatatGGAGGATTCCTTATTAAACTTACTTTGATTCATCCTGAACCAAGCAAACtaaa GAACGTCACAAATTTGTCAAATAGTTCTCAAACAACCAAATTTGCACCTTTACAAAACTCTTCCTCGCTAAAGCTTTCTCATGAGGCTCTCGAAATAAAAAGAGCCAAAAGAGCGAATAAATTGATGAAAAGACGCAAACGCACGGTTGACTTTCCCCCACTTGGAATCAGTTTTGGCATGAAGGGCCTTTTAGACATGCTGCTAAAAGGAGGAATTATGGGGAGACGTCAGAAACGAATTGTCGAAGAGAAAACGAATG acacaaatgAAATCAACACTATACTAAAATTCACCGAAATGAGTACTGTGGTAACAACTCCTAAACTGAAAACCTTAGATGATATAATCTGCGATTGGCCAGGTGTAGTAGTAACAAACTTAACctataaacaattatttgaaaGTACACCTCTGAGCAACACCTGGTCGAAACTCAGCTCTGAACTGGCAGATTTTGCCATTAGAGTGATTCAGCTCTGGCAACACGGAGGCCTCAGCTTTAAGATTGACAGCATTAGAAATGGCTCACAACTTCAGTGGGATGATATTGAAGACTTTTCCGTGACGCCCG GAACGTCTTTATCAACAATGGAACCCATTGAATTCCTGCCTTTCCCCGGGGAACCCTCTGCCAAGGACAAATTGGAAAATTTCATCATGCAAGGAAGGCGGTCTTTCGAGAGCTTACGCAGAGAGGTTGTAACGGCAGATGACGAAGGACTGCACATATTCGCCAAGACTCCTTGTCACGTGTTTTTCGGGCAAGTTTTAGTCAATTTAAGGCGGTGCAAAGGGAATGAATCTCCTAGGAACATTATACAGAAGTCGCTGCGGATATTTTGTAAACACTCGGCTGTGGGCAACGgatattgtaaaaatttggaGGGAGTTAATCAAAGGGTTTGA